The DNA segment CGAGTACTTTCAGAAACACGTCTCCGAGCGCTTCTCGGAGCTAATCTCTCCATCTTCGCCGTCTGATCCGATCCTCTCGATCCCGTGGCTACAGAACCTCCTGGACGTTTTCGTGTCCTGCGAAACGGAGTTCAAAGGGGTCCTGTCCACGGTTCGGATCTCGAAGTCGCCGTCTTTAGAGAGGCTTTTATCAGAAATGCTCGAGAGGATTCTAAAGGCGCTTGATATATGTAACGCCGTTGTTAACGGTATTGATTCCGTTAGACAGAGTCGGCGTCTAGCGGAGATAGTCGTCACGGCGCTTAAACAGCGGCCGTTATGTGACGGAAGCGTTCGGAGAGCTAAGCGTGCGTTAACAAGCCTTGTCATTGGGTTGAATGGTGATGTGAAAGATAGGAGCAACGGAAGTGGAGGCAGTAGTAACCAGCAAAGGACAACGTTTAGGTCGTGGTCGTTTGGACCACGCAGCAACGTCACCGTAGTAGGAGGTGGAGGATCGTCTGGCCACGTCAGCAAGAACTGGTCTGCGACGAAGCAGATTCAGGGGATGGTTGGTAATCTCGTCCTGCCACGTGGAGCTGAAGCTTCAGGACCGGCGATGCCGGTTTATATAATGAGCAGTGTTATGGCTCTTGTGATGTGGGTGCTAGTAGCTGCGGTTCCTTGTCAGACAAGTAACGTTCTTGTGGCGCCGTTGCAGCTTCCTAAGCACCAGAGCTGGGCTAGCGCCGCGGTGAATATTCAGGAGAGGGTTGGTGAAGAGATGAAACGGAAGGAGAAGCGTtttggcggtggtggtggtggtgggttGATGGAGGAGATGCAGAGGATGGAGAAGATTGGGTTGTCTTTGTTGGAATTCACGGAGAGGTTTAGGTTTCCGGCAGAGGAAACGGAGGAGGGAGAAGTTGCGGAGAAAGTGGAAGAGATGGATGAGATTTGCCGAGGAATGGAAGTTGGATTGGAGGATTTGCAGAGACAAGTGAGAGAAGTGTTCCATGGATTGGTGAGAAGCAGGCTAGAGATTGTGTCTTTGCTTGATCAAGCTTCTTCTGCGATCTAATCTAatctctttttcattttctgGGGGTTTTTAgtcttttaaaagaaaaatactaaTCTTTGAAAAATATTGATGTGTATAATCTACAAAACGTATACATACACACCATATGTTTGGTTTCTGATATCTGAAAACTGCAAAACTGTTTACTGACTGAGATTATAGGATTCATGATGCCTTCCTGAATCTGTTAGGCTTCCGTGTGTCTTTTACTGACTTGTGATTGTTTCCAGAAGCTTCCCTATGTTTGCCGAAGTTTCTGTTACCGGGGCGCTTTGGTCCTGTTCTTCTTCCATTAGTGTCTGAATGATGTGTGCTCTTGTGACGTTTGAAGTTCTTGTGTTCTTTGCCACCGTCTTGTCTGGCTGTTGTTTCTGATGAAGCTTCTCTGTAATTTCTTTTCCTTGGCCTGTATAAAAAAGAATTAATTTGAGCAAGCAGTGATTTGATTAGATATGTGTTCTTGTTTCTAAAGGATCTTACTCTCTCGAGGAGTCGATGGATGTAGTCTGTGAATCATTGGTTTCGTCTTTGTCTTTTGCTTTGCTCGAACGGTTCTGCACATTAACATGAAAGTTCCAAGATGATTGATACATCCATTTCTCACAAGAAAAAATTACAGAGAGGGAGAGTTACCTCTAAAACTGTCTGAAGGAAACTTTTGTGCTTGTCTGGTGTCGCTAGCTGGACTGCGCGGGTGCCACACTTCCTTATCATAATCTCAACTATGATCGTTACCTAAAACccacatgtatttgtatttgtACTGGTAAGTCAATCATCACGTTTTTGAGTAACGAGAAGAATTGGTAAAGCACCATTCTCATTATTACCTTTGATTTAAAATAGTGTCTTGAAACAGACGACCAGGGGAGAATCTCATACAAGAGGTTCTGCAGTAGTCTCTGCAAGTCCTGGGCTTCAGATGTCGAGACTAAAACTttcacaaaacccaaaacagCCTGCAGATACGCCATGACGCatgagaaaaccaaaaaaaaaaaaatacttgagaGCAACAACAGGTAGGCTTACTTTTATAATCTCAATGGATTTGGTGTGAAGCAATGATAGAACAGAGGAAAGAAGCTCTGGTGACGACAGGCAGATCTCAGGGTCTTTGTATATCAAGACAGATAGCGCAGACACTGCTCCACTCCTTATGTGCGGTGATGTTCCAGATATATAACCACTTATCTAAAGAACCATGGATTCTAATTAATCATTTGATGGACAACGAGTGGACTAAATTGGTATAAGAGCTCTTGTAATATACTCACCATGTTAATCAGTTTGGGACAGAGTTCATCACTGTTCATAGATGATGAATCTTTCAAGGTGGTATATACCATAACCAGTGCATCACAAGCTGCTTTCCTGTGTTCTTCTTTCCCCTGTATATGCAAAGGCAATGTTAGAAACTTGTTTAATAATTGTATTATTTCTCCAAGCAGAGACGAAGCTAAAAACAGTATGCTTACATCTTTAAGTGTAAGGATCATCTCGTTCAGGATAAGGAAAGCCTTCTCATTCTCCTCTTCGGAGCTTGACTGCATAGAGAAAGTAAAACATTTAAGAATATTGGTCACTGCCTTCATAAGGCAACACTGAATTGTACATTTTGGATCTTCTGAAACTTTAGGTAAACTATGATGGATAGTCAGTCTTCCGTCATTCTAATATAAAGTTTCAATTGATagaaatgatatataatttacacCTGAATTCCATGAGCCATCAGGACGTGGAAACATGCAAATCGACTTTTAGAAGATGCTTCATCGTCCGGAGTTTTATGACTGAGTAACATCTCTATCACCTCTGCAAAATGAGATGAACAAAACCAGCCATGTTCCTGCACCGAAGAGGGGGAAATCAACATACATAAGTATGGAGTACCATCCAATGATCAGTGTTAAGTGCTACGATAACGAGTTCAAATCGGGTAAGCAACCTCTAGAATTCTGCTCAGTGTATTATACGCCCCACGAAGATCCGCCTCATCAGTGGCCTGAAACCAAAACATGCCATAGATTAGCTTCTACATAGGAATATCTAGTGAATAAAATCTCTAAGCTGGAGTTTAGTATGTTACCTGAAAACTTTGGCGGACAAGattatatatcaattcaataagatcttctttggcTCCTTCAACAAATGAAGATGCAAGATCCAGCACAGCACTCCTGCAAGCGAGTGCCAGAGgaaaaaactttatatatacATTGATGTTATGCTAACACAATGTTTATTGATATTCAAGAAATTTAACAAAT comes from the Brassica rapa cultivar Chiifu-401-42 chromosome A01, CAAS_Brap_v3.01, whole genome shotgun sequence genome and includes:
- the LOC103861190 gene encoding uncharacterized protein LOC103861190; this encodes MAPATEFQGSFLSRISIRRNQIISMDVNHEQELEELEYFQKHVSERFSELISPSSPSDPILSIPWLQNLLDVFVSCETEFKGVLSTVRISKSPSLERLLSEMLERILKALDICNAVVNGIDSVRQSRRLAEIVVTALKQRPLCDGSVRRAKRALTSLVIGLNGDVKDRSNGSGGSSNQQRTTFRSWSFGPRSNVTVVGGGGSSGHVSKNWSATKQIQGMVGNLVLPRGAEASGPAMPVYIMSSVMALVMWVLVAAVPCQTSNVLVAPLQLPKHQSWASAAVNIQERVGEEMKRKEKRFGGGGGGGLMEEMQRMEKIGLSLLEFTERFRFPAEETEEGEVAEKVEEMDEICRGMEVGLEDLQRQVREVFHGLVRSRLEIVSLLDQASSAI